The Triplophysa rosa linkage group LG15, Trosa_1v2, whole genome shotgun sequence genome has a segment encoding these proteins:
- the lbr gene encoding delta(14)-sterol reductase LBR, producing the protein MRMPATRFQTGETVMGRWPGSNLYYEVKVLNYDSKSRLYTVIYKDGTELELKESDITSMTMFKQGSTRSRSRSRSRSPARTRRSSRSPARTSRRSSSRTAELQREKLKEVLEVRLTPVAIPHENNSNSKHEKKEENEKKEENNTATKVIELQKTETESENQTGGRYNLRRRKDQGDGKPVEEETKEETLVQAKPPAAVKTTDLEFGGRVGVFFLMLLLPVAVLALLILSGQKDASLQDFPLQIPPLQSLWDWQVFGIVLLWLLFQAVLALLPVGKVVEGMPLKNGETLKYRINGFYALVLTAVVVGVAVYQEVDLSYIHAHFLQFYTSALVIVTLLSIYLFICSCWASESNLAPGGNSGYIIYDFFMGRELNPRIKSFDIKFFCEMRPGLIGWVLINFAMLLAEMKHQNLENPSPAMLLVNGFQLLWVVDGIWHEEKLLTMMDIVYDGFGFMLTFGDLAFVPFTFTCQAYYLVSHPNDLSVFWIATLIAMNGVGYYIFRKANSQKFVFRKNPSHPAVLHLKAIPTATGKSLIVSGLWGFVRHPNYLGDIIMGLAWSLPCGFNHVIPYFYLIYLITLLVHRNARDERQCRKKYGSAWEEYCKAVPYRIFPGIY; encoded by the exons ATGAGGATGCCGGCTACAAGGTTTCAAACTGGAGAGACTGTAATGGGCCGCTGGCCTGGCAGTAACCTCTATTATGAGGTCAAGGTGCTAAATTATGACAGCAAGAGTCGACTCTACACCGTCATCTACAAAGATGGTACTGAGCTGGAGCTGAAGGAGTCTGACATTACG AGTATGACGATGTTTAAACAAGGCAGTACACGCTCTCGGTCCAGATCTCGTTCCCGGTCACCGGCACGCACTCGTCGCAGCTCTCGTTCTCCAGCCAGGACGTCCCGCCGATCTTCCTCTCGCACCGCAGAGTTGCAGAGAGAAAAACTCAAAGAAGTTCTGGAGGTCCGACTCACACCTGTG GCAATTCCACACGAAAACAATAGCAACAGTAAACATGAGAAGAAAGAGGAAAATGAGAAGAAAGAGGAAAATAATACAGCTACAAAAGTCATTGAG CTGCAGAAGACGGAGACTGAATCTGAGAACCAAACAGGTGGACGCTACAATCTGCGGCGCAGGAAGGACCAGGGCGACGGCAAACCTGTAGAAGAGGAGACGAAGGAGGAGACATTGGTGCAGGCTAAACCGCCAGCTGCCGTCAAAACAACTGATCTGGAGTTTGGAGGAAGAGTTG gtgtgttcTTCTTGATGTTACTTCTGCCTGTGGCTGTGTTAGCTCTGCTCATTCTCAGTGGGCAGAAGGATGCCAGTCTTCAGGACTTCCCTCTTCAAATCCCTCCACTTCAGTCTCTCTGGGACTGGCAGGTCTTTGGCATCGTCCTGCTCTGGCTTCTCTTCCAGGCCGTCCTCGCCCTGCTCCCTGTCGGAAAG GTCGTTGAGGGAATGCCTCTCAAAAACGGGGAAACATTGAAATACAGGATTAATG GTTTCTATGCACTGGTCCTCACGGCTGTGGTAGTGGGTGTTGCTGTTTACCAGGAAGTGGATCTCAGCTACATCCATGCTCACTTCCTGCAGTTCTACACCTCTGCCTTGGTCATCGTCACTCTTCTCAGCATTTACCTGTTCATCTGCTCGTGCTGGGCCTCCGAAAGTAACCTCGCTCCTGGAGGAAACTCTG gttATATCATCTATGACTTCTTCATGGGCAGAGAGCTGAATCCTCGTATCAAAAGCTTTGATATCAAATTCTTCTGTGAAATGCGCCCAGGTCTGATTGGTTGG GTATTGATTAACTTTGCTATGTTGCTCGCTGAGATGAAGCACCAGAATCTAGAAAATCCATCTCCAGCTATGCTTCTGGTCAATGGTTTCCAGCTTCTTTGGGTTGTTGATGGTATTTGGCATGAG GAGAAGCTTCTGACTATGATGGATATAGTGTATGATGGCTTTGGATTTATGTTGACATTTGGAGATCTGGCTTTTGTTCCCTTCACATTCACCTGTCAGGCTTACTATCTAGTCAGTCATCCCAATGAcctttctgtgttctggatcgCCACACTCATCGCCATGAATG GAGTTGGATACTACATCTTCCGGAAAGCCAACTCTCAGAAATTCGTCTTTAGAAAAAATCCGTCTCACCCAGCAGTGTTGC ACTTGAAGGCTATTCCTACTGCAACTGGAAAGAGTCTTATAGTGTCTGGTCTTTGGGGATTTGTCCGTCATCCTAATTACCTTGGTGATATCATTATGGGTTTAGCCTGGTCTCTACCATGCG GTTTCAACCATGTGATTCCTTACTTTTATCTTATTTACTTGATCACTCTTCTGGTGCATCGTAATGCACGAGACGAGCGTCAGTGCAGGAAAAAGTACGGTTCTGCATGGGAAGAGTACTGCAAAGCTGTCCCGTACCGCATTTTTCCAGGGATTTACTAA
- the si:dkey-1j5.4 gene encoding leucine-rich repeat-containing protein 15 has protein sequence MKLVAGLAVLWLWVAEAVENCPSVCKCSQKFSSEKTEVNCQKRGLENIPPKLPLDSWILKMGENLLQDVPANILTSSPKIESVNLERNSIKSIDPQAFAGAQRLKLLNLQGNQISKLPVKGFKDLLNLRFLMLGHNQIASLKPNMFIGMRNLSDLDLPLNSLTALPPNAFKPLIALKVLDLALNRIQRISPKALVGLEELIFLNLDNNKLKNIQAGTFGPLTGLEMLVLDNNLLSTLATSTLEGLSNLRELYVRKNEIESLPADVFRHTPKLTHVGLSGNRLHSIDGNMLANMQGLKEVYLFDNPWKCDCSINSLVHYIAQMKANHSPLQRLLCVSPEEVRNRPIHQLKSDELHCKA, from the exons ATGAAGCTGGTTGCGGGGTTGGCGGTATTATGGCTGTGGGTGGCAGAAGCGGTGGAAAACTGCCCCAGCGTTTGTAAATGCAGCCAAAAATTTAGTTCGGAGAAGACTGAAGTCAATTGTCAGAAGAGGGGACTTGAAAACATCCCACCCAAACTCCCTCTGGACTCATGGATCCTGAAAATGG GTGAGAATTTACTACAAGACGTCCCAGCCAACATTCTAACCTCCTCTCCAAAGATCGAGAGCGTAAACTTGGAACGAAACTCAATTAAGTCGATAGACCCTCAAGCGTTTGCCGGTGCCCAACGACTGAAGCTTCTGAATCTGCAAGGAAACCAGATTTCCAAACTCCCAGTGAAGGGCTTTAAAGACCTCCTAAATCTTCGTTTTCTCATGCTGGGCCACAACCAGATAGCTAGCCTAAAACCTAACATGTTTATCGGCATGAGGAATCTCTCAGATCTTGATCTTCCCCTGAACTCTCTCACTGCTCTCCCACCAAATGCATTCAAGCCTCTGATCGCCTTAAAGGTTCTGGACTTAGCGCTGAATCGTATCCAGAGGATCTCGCCAAAAGCCTTAGTTGGACTTGAAGAGCTGATTTTTCTCAATTTGGACAATAACAAATTGAAGAACATCCAGGCTGGGACCTTTGGGCCTCTGACTGGCCTTGAGATGCTGGTGCTGGACAACAATCTGCTTTCCACGCTTGCTACATCTACACTGGAAGGTCTTTCCAACCTGCGGGAGCTCTATGTAAGAAAGAATGAGATCGAGAGTCTGCCAGCTGACGTCTTTCGTCACACGCCTAAACTTACTCATGTGGGATTGAGTGGGAATCGGCTTCATAGTATTGATGGCAACATGCTAGCTAACATGCAAG GATTGAAGGAGGTGTATCTGTTCGATAACCCATGGAAATGTGACTGCAGTATCAACTCGCTGGTCCATTACATAGCCCAGATGAAGGCTAACCATTCTCCTCTGCAAAGACTTCTGTGTGTTAGTCCAGAAGAGGTTCGCAACAGGCCAATCCATCAGCTAAAATCTGACGAACTACACTGCAAGGCCTAG